The proteins below are encoded in one region of Elusimicrobiota bacterium:
- a CDS encoding ATP-binding protein, producing MKALTLRSQVLAVMAFLWLYALGVGGAYWIQSRAHGRLEESFQHDLAVLARLPRLRDGLRQLDQWTDRYLLTGQARWLDKRQDALERVRQTEGVLAGLRSEGLEGDILQQLHRQFADYLSQQNQWISRRRAGRLSPGEAQRLIGRHPDFDAMTALLVRMKDANVAELERRREAVGAASRVNLALILLTGLLACGLMTFFLWRYVVGPLESLHRYAAQWALGRPWDLGSPHAGPEIRGLLATMKGLTDRVNGQYEKEHELAQLKAQLVSMVSHEFNNALATLGGFVLLLQESEPKESDGPQRGEYYTILNSTVRLLTLAVKNLLDMGRIEAGKFQVRPRPMHIRPLVKQALESLALLAQRRGIEIRQEFPDQPLCVRADPETLAMVVTNLLSNAIKYTPEQGRIAFGVVAEPGGARVYCEDTGIGISAEDQQKIFSGYYRTEEGRKAAKGFGLGLTLCASIVEAHGSRLEVASEPGKGSRFSFVLPLAEEEPGPHGRPLDPAAPGPMATAA from the coding sequence ATGAAAGCCTTGACCCTGCGCAGCCAAGTACTGGCCGTCATGGCTTTCCTCTGGCTATACGCTTTGGGGGTGGGCGGCGCTTACTGGATACAGAGCCGGGCCCACGGGAGGCTGGAGGAATCCTTCCAGCACGACCTGGCCGTGCTGGCGCGCCTGCCCCGGCTGCGCGACGGGCTGCGCCAGCTCGACCAGTGGACCGACCGCTACCTGCTCACCGGCCAGGCGCGCTGGCTGGACAAGCGGCAGGACGCTCTGGAGCGGGTCCGCCAGACCGAGGGCGTGCTGGCGGGCCTGCGCAGCGAGGGCTTGGAGGGGGATATCCTCCAGCAGCTGCACCGGCAGTTCGCCGACTACCTATCCCAGCAGAACCAATGGATCAGCCGGCGGCGCGCGGGGCGCCTCTCCCCAGGCGAGGCGCAAAGGCTCATCGGCCGCCACCCGGACTTCGACGCGATGACGGCCCTGCTGGTCCGGATGAAGGACGCCAACGTGGCCGAGCTCGAGCGCAGGCGCGAGGCGGTCGGCGCGGCCTCGCGCGTCAACCTGGCCCTGATCCTGCTCACCGGACTGCTCGCCTGCGGCCTGATGACCTTCTTCCTCTGGCGCTACGTGGTGGGCCCCCTGGAGAGCCTGCACCGCTATGCCGCGCAGTGGGCCTTGGGCCGCCCCTGGGACCTGGGCTCGCCGCACGCGGGCCCGGAGATACGGGGCCTGCTGGCCACCATGAAGGGGCTCACCGACCGCGTCAACGGGCAATACGAGAAGGAGCACGAACTGGCCCAGCTCAAGGCGCAGTTGGTGTCCATGGTCAGCCATGAGTTCAACAACGCCCTGGCCACCTTGGGCGGCTTCGTGCTGCTGCTCCAGGAATCCGAGCCTAAGGAGTCCGATGGGCCGCAGCGCGGGGAGTACTACACCATCCTCAACAGCACCGTGCGCCTGCTGACCCTGGCGGTCAAGAACCTGCTGGACATGGGACGCATCGAGGCGGGGAAGTTCCAGGTGCGGCCCCGGCCGATGCATATCCGCCCGTTGGTGAAGCAGGCGCTGGAGAGCCTGGCGCTGCTGGCCCAGCGCAGGGGCATCGAGATACGCCAGGAATTCCCGGACCAACCGCTCTGCGTGCGGGCCGACCCCGAGACGCTCGCCATGGTCGTCACCAACCTGCTCTCCAACGCCATCAAGTACACCCCGGAGCAGGGCCGCATCGCGTTCGGCGTCGTCGCAGAGCCGGGGGGGGCGCGGGTCTACTGCGAGGACACGGGCATCGGCATCTCGGCCGAGGACCAGCAGAAGATCTTCTCCGGCTACTATCGCACGGAGGAGGGCCGCAAGGCGGCCAAGGGCTTCGGGCTCGGGCTGACGCTGTGCGCCAGCATCGTCGAGGCCCACGGCAGCCGCCTGGAGGTGGCCAGCGAACCGGGGAAGGGCTCCCGCTTCTCGTTCGTTCTGCCCCTGGCGGAGGAGGAGCCCGGGCCGCACGGCAGGCCCTTGGACCCAGCCGCACCTGGGCCTATGGCTACTGCCGCGTAA